One stretch of Podospora bellae-mahoneyi strain CBS 112042 chromosome 2, whole genome shotgun sequence DNA includes these proteins:
- the BBP1 gene encoding Branchpoint-bridging protein (COG:A; EggNog:ENOG503NTZU; BUSCO:EOG09263MEM), with the protein MSWRNQGITGSNNIPLGKARRLHGDGDGNDSSTFSPPPASNNGSVTNGDRDVKRGRSPERGNNDDGPRRRKKRNRWGEATENKAAGLMGLPTAIVANMTSEQLEAYTLHLRIEEITQKLKIDDVVPADGDRSPSPAPQYDNHGRRVNTREYRYRKKLEDERHKLIEKAMKTIPNYHPPSDYRRPTKTQEKVYVPVNDYPEINFIGLLIGPRGNTLKKMETESGAKIAIRGKGSVKEGKGRSDAAHSSNQEEDLHCLIMADTEEKVNKAKKLIHNIIETAASIPEGQNELKRNQLRELAALNGTLRDDENQACQNCGQIGHRKYDCPEKQNFTANIICRVCGNAGHMARDCPDRQRGASWRNDGPMANRTAGRIGGGGGGDAVDREYEQLMQELGGTGAAPAMIEAGPGSNGPTGPAGGDSRPWARGPSAPTGGPAPWRTRNNDRDDHHGGGGGYGGPPSGPSGGPAPWARDRGDRDRGDRGRDYRDDRGDRGDRDDRGYRGGRDGRDGGDSYYGSGGGGHNSYGAPPPPPSAPGMAPWQQPAGGHAAYGGYPGYGGYGAPPGMPGAPPSLPPPPPGGAPPGLPGGLNALIQQYANAAPPPPPPPAGEAPPPPPMDLPPPPPPGA; encoded by the exons ATGTCGTGGAGAAATCAAGGAATCACCGGTTCCAACAATATTCCCTTGGGAAAAGCCCGTCGCTTGcacggcgatggcgatggcaacGACAGCAGCACTTTCAGTCCTCCCCCGGCCTCCAACAACGGATCTGTTACGAATGGAGATCGCGACGTGAAGCGTGGCCGAAGCCCTGAGCGTG GTAACAATGATGATGGTCCGAGACGTCGCAAGAAGAGAAACCGCTGGGGCGAGGCGACCGAGAATAAGGCCGCTGGCTTGATGGGTCTTCCCACTGCCATCGTCGCCAACATGACCAGCGAGCAGCTCGAGGCATACACTCTCCATCTCCGTATCGAGGAGATCACACAGAAACTCAAGATCGACGACGTCGTTCCTGCTGATGGAGACAG ATCGCCCTCCCCTGCGCCCCAATACGACAACCATGGTCGCCGTGTCAATACCCGCGAATACCGCTACCGCAAGAAGCTCGAAGACGAACGCCACAAGCTGATTGAGAAGGCGATGAAGACGATCCCCAACTACCATCCTCCCTCGGACTACCGTCGCCCAACCAAGACCCAGGAGAAGGTCTACGTGCCTGTGAACGACTATCCAGAGATTAACTTCA TCGGTTTACTCATAGGCCCTCGCGGCAATACCctcaagaagatggagacaGAATCCGGCGCCAAGATTGCAATTCGCGGCAAGGGCTCCGTGAAGGAGGGCAAAGGTCGTTCTGACGCCGCTCACTCCAGTAACCAGGAAGAAGATCTCCACTGTCTCATCATGGCCGAtaccgaggagaaggtgaacaaggcgaagaagctgATTCACAATATTATTGAGACT GCTGCGTCTATTCCCGAGGGTCAAAATGAACTGAAGCGCAATCAACTTCGTGAGCTTGCCGCCTTGAACGGTACTCTGCGTGACGACGAGAACCAGGCATGCCAGAACTGCGGCCAGATCGGTCATCGCAAATATGACTGTCCTGAGAAGCAAAACTTTACGGCCAACATCATCTGTCGTGTTTGCGGCAATGCTGGGCATATGGCTCGTGATTGTCCTGATAGACAGCGCGGTGCCAGCTGGCGCAATGATGGTCCCATGGCTAACCGCACTGCCGGCCGtatcggcggcggtggcggcggcgatgctGTGGATCGCGAGTATGAG CAACTCATGCAAGAACTCGGCGGCACTGGTGCTGCTCCTGCCATGATCGAAGCCGGGCCTGGATCCAACGGTCCTACTGGtcctgctggtggtgattcGCGGCCTTGGGCCCGCGGTCCTAGCGCCCCAACCGGCGGTCCTGCTCCCTGGCGTACTCGCAACAACGATCGTGATGACCAccatggtggcggtggtggttatggtGGTCCTCCCAGCGGTCCTTCAGGTGGCCCTGCACCGTGGGCCCGTGATCGTGGTGACCGTGATCGCGGAGACCGTGGTCGGGACTATCGTGATGACCGTGGCGACCGTGGAGATCGTGATGACCGGGGGTATCGTGGTGGACGTGATGGTCGCGATGGCGGTGACAGCTATtatggcagtggtggtggtggtcacaACTCATACGgtgctccccctccgccaccttcGGCTCCTGGGATGGCCCCATGGCAACAGCCTGCTGGTGGACATGCGGCCTACGGTGGATATCCTGGCTACGGCGGCTATGGTGCTCCTCCCGGAATGCCCGGTGCGCCTCCCAGcctgcctccccctcctccgggCGGTGCTCCTCCCGGCCTCCCTGGCGGCTTGAACGCGCTCATCCAGCAATATGCCAACGcagctcccccaccgccccctccgcctGCGGGTGaagcacctcctcctccgcccatGGACttgccgcctcctcctcccccgggGGCTTAG
- the GST2 gene encoding Glutathione S-transferase 2 (COG:O; EggNog:ENOG503NZ93), producing MTDPSPSMQRISQLASHLTKTHPKTFLRNFTSKMASNNSNIHLYTVGTPNGIKVSILLEELGLPYKVTPISFSKNEQKEPWFLEINPNGRIPALTDTLPDGTPINLFESGSIMQYLVDRYDTEHKVSYPRGSKEGYEVNNWLHWQMGGLGPMQGQANHFFRYAPEKIQYGIDRYQNETRRLYSVMERQLEKGDYLVGDRATIADFACWGWVAAHHWAGVSLDEFPKLEAWLHRLLERPGVEKGRHVPSPHTAFDMKNKSEEELEKEAEKSKAWVQAGMKADAKK from the exons ATGACtgacccctccccatcaatgCAGCGCATTTCCCAGCTCGCCTCCCACTTGACCAAGACTCATCCCAAAACTTTCTTACGGAACTTTACATCCAAGATGGCGTcgaacaacagcaacatccacCTTTACACTGTTGGTACACCCAACGGAATCAAGGTGTCCATCCTTCTCGAAGAACTTGGGTTGCCTTACAAGGTGACGCCCATTTCTTTTAGTAAGAATGAGCAGAAG GAGCCTTGGTTCTTGGAAATCAACCCCAATGGGCGGATTCCTGCCCTGACGGACACCCTCCCGGATGGCACGCCGATTAACCTTTTTGAGAGCGGAAGTATCATGCAGTATTTGGTGGATAGGTATGATACCGAGCACAAGGTTTCGTACCCGAGGGGGAGTAAGGAGGGGTATGAGGTGAATAATTGGCTGCATTGGCAGATGGGGGGGCTGG GGCCTATGCAAGGACAGGCAAACCACTTCTTCCGGTATGCCCCCGAGAAGATCCAATACGGGATTGATCGGTATCAGAATGAGACGAGACGGCTGTATTCGGTGATGGAGAGGCAGCTTGAGAAGGGAGATTATTTGGTGGGAGATCGGGCTACGATTGCGGATTTTgcttgttgggggtgggtggctgCTCATCACTGGGCTGGGGTGAGTCTGGATGAGTTTCCCAAGCTGGAGGCGTGGCTGCATAGGTTGTTGGAGAGGCCcggggtggagaaggggaggcaTGTGCCGAGTCCGCATACGGCTTTTGATATGAAGAATaagagtgaggaggagctggagaaggaggcggagaagagcaaggctTGGGTGCAGGCGGGGATGAAGGCTGATGCTAAGAagtga
- the KAR3 gene encoding kinesin-like nuclear fusion protein (COG:Z; EggNog:ENOG503NX16) has product MYPTKPHTASSQRTPPIGSRKQFRCPGEVNTASTIRLSTLHPLRRRGTSPVPSPREDPPLFTTVSQPPTQTGALLLSLSYLLVHFLIPRMRNGANANMESTENGGTFRSGLRAPRVHTSTTTTMAPSAYLQEITNSDQNARPHPSGLLPSKRTYNGAVPDRDAKRKTLAERAGEPISKSQLPAATPSVSRMTGIGLKPTSIASLASTHQPATATSSRPPTTLPGTSRHASTNSFSRTMGAGSRPPISGRAPSSMGFNPSNTRGTTRSRPATAMSGRSAEEDGGPADQKKSRNFSASLQPRTKRVRTQRGRSTASEQSVGTRARMPSKEELTLSKRMGNLSLNDDVGDIASGNQVISKAKEHSLSLMFQPPDGQEQRSLTLQNRRGRATSPDPFRTTNSQANFPSVPVTPPEIRNGRVALEKLGTAVRSIAQTPCSPTKSPSPKKLPFLTKDSHLKTFTGWDVDGRLHEFETQFKEMKEAFDTTITDRKALEEAIQFAKNRASDLEREQQRLMDQTAQLQGQISSLQHDNLSMQQEKQSLILQFESERQKHKYELQDKSREHQHDVEEIKRGFKAEIEQMKWEHQQALEAMERQYRAEMKDRQAQNSKELEELRAKLGSKQEDMNLEVLRKDRQIQELRSLMEGLRLDLDREQTVKGNLQQKLTEMSTTNMTLEDRLRALNAKIEFLESDSKQQSDSFAHMEARLQDALRVAEEAREKLIKEETERRVLFNKYQELKGNIRVMCRVRPVLGTSEGNPAQIGFPDEKTSAQIDVTQEEKNSMGMVSRKVIPFEFDRVFSPAVHNEEIFGEISQLVQSALDGYNVCIFCYGQTGSGKTYTMSSPDGMIPRATHMIYETITKLKEKSWTYTMEGSFVEVYNEELHDLLTPGRESDGKKRLEIRHDDSRKQTTVLNCKTVALDLPDKVEMMLKQAQNNRSVAATKANERSSRSHSVFILKLVGENSATNERCEGTLNLVDLAGSERLKHSQAEGERMRETQNINKSLACLGDVIEALGRGSGHVPYRNSKLTHLLQYSLSGNSKTLMFVMVSPLEAHLKETITSLRFATKVHNTHIGTAKSTKKLVKDRATDY; this is encoded by the exons ATGTACCCCACAAAACCCCACACGGCGTCGTCCCAGCGGACCCCTCCCATTGGCTCCCGTAAGCAGTTTCGTTGCCCCGGTGAAGTAAACACAGCTTCTACCATCCGTCTTTCTACGCTACACCcgttgaggagaagaggcaCCAGTCCAGTCCCAAGTCCCAGGGAAGACCCGCCTCTGTTCACGACTGTGTCGCAACCCCCAACTCAAACTGGAGCACTGCTCCTATCGCTATCCTATCTGCTCGTCCATTTTCTTATTCCTCGCATGCGCAACGGAGCCAACGCCAACATGGAGTCTACAGAGAACGGCGGT ACCTTCCGCTCCGGCCTTCGCGCCCCTCGAGTCCACACGAGCACCACGACCACGATGGCCCCGAGCGCATACCTCCAGGAGATCACCAATTCGGACCAGAACGCGCGACCTCACCCGTCGGGCCTCCTCCCGTCGAAACGCACATACAATGGCGCCG TCCCAGACCGCGACGCCAAGCGCAAAACACTGGCGGAAAGAGCTGGTGAGCCTATCTCCAAATCGCAACTGCCAGCAGCTACGCCTTCGGTCTCGAGAATGACGGGCATCGGCCTCAAACCCACATCTATCGCATCTCTTGCATCT ACTCACCAACCCGCTACCGCAACATCCTCACGGCCACCAACCACTCTTCCAGGAACCTCCCGCCAtgccagcaccaacagcttTTCGCGAACCATGGGTGCCGGAAGCCGCCCACCAATATCAGGCCGAGCACCCAGCTCCATGGGCTTCAACCCATCGAACACCAGAGGAACCACGAGATCTCGACCGGCGACAGCGATGAGCGGGCGATCAGcggaagaagatggaggaccAGCCgaccaaaagaaaagtaGGAATTTTTCTGCTTCCTTACAACCCCGTACCAAGAGAGTGCGGACTCAAAGAGGACGATCTACAGCCTCTGAACAGTCCGTCGGAACCCGTGCTCGAATGCCTAGCAAAGAGGAGTTGACGCTCAGCAAGCGGATGGGCAACCTCTCGCTCAATGATGACGTCGGCGACATAGCTAGCGGAAATCAAGTGATATCCAAGGCAAAAGAGCACTCCCTTTCTCTTATGTTTCAGCCGCCCGACGGACAAGAGCAGCGAAGTTTGACTCTCCAGAACCGCCGGGGGAGAGCTACCAGTCCGGACCCGTTTAGGACCACCAACTCTCAGGCCAATTTTCCTAGTGTACCAGTCACCCCGCCAGAGATCCGGAATGGCCGTGTGGCAttggagaagctgggcaCCGCGGTCAGGAGCATTGCCCAGACCCCTTGTTCTCCTACCAAATCTCCGTCTCCTAAAAAGTTACCATTCTTGACCAAGGACTCACATTTAAAAACTTTCACAGGCTGGGACGTAGACGGTCGGCTTCACGAGTTCGAGACGCAGTTCAAAGAGATGAAAGAGGCCTTTGATACCACCATTACCGACAGAAAAGCCCTCGAGGAGGCTATTCAGTTTGCGAAGAATAGGG CGAGTGATCTTGAACGTGAGCAACAACGGTTGATGGACCAAACTGCACAACTACAGGGACAGATCAGCTCTTTGCAACATGACAACCTCTCCATGCAGCAAGAAAAGCAGTCATTAATCCTACAGTTCGAGAGCGAGCGGCAAAAGCACAAATACGAACTCCAGGACAAGTCACGAGAGCATCAACACGACGTCGAAGAAATCAAGCGAGGGTTCAAGGCCGAGATCGAACAGATGAAGTGGGAGCACCAACAGGCTTTGGAGGCAATGGAGAGACAATACCGAGCGGAAATGAAGGACCGACAGGCCCAAAACTcaaaggagctggaggagctaCGGGCCAAGTTGGGGTCAAAACAGGAGGACATGAATCTGGAAGTCCTCCGAAAAGACCGCCAGATCCAGGAATTACGGTCCCTTATGGAAGGCCTTAGGCTGGACTTGGACCGGGAACAGACGGTCAAAGGTAACCTTCAGCAGAAACTGACCGAGATGTCGACGACAAATATGACTTTGGAGGACCGGTTACGAGCCCTTAATGCCAAGATCGAATTCCTGGAATCCGACAGCAAGCAACAATCAGACTCGTTTGCTCATATGGAGGCCCGGCTGCAGGATGCTTTGCGGGTCGCTGAGGAAGCTCGCGAGAAGttgatcaaggaggagacAGAGCGCCGGGTTCTGTTCAACAAGTATCAAGAGCTAAAGGGCAACATCCGTGTGATGTGCAGAGTACGCCCCGTGCTTGGGACTTCGGAAGGCAACCCAGCTCAAATCGGCTTCCCTGACGAGAAGACATCGGCTCAGATCGACGTCAcccaagaagagaagaacaGCATGGGCATGGTGAGCCGAAAGGTAATCCCATTCGAGTTTGATCGTGTGTTTTCCCCAGCGGTCCACAACGAGGAGATCTTTGGAGAAATTTCGCAGCTCGTGCAGAGCGCTCTTGATGGCTACAATGTCTGCATCTTCTGCTACGGTCAAACAGGATCCGGCAAGACCTATACCATGTCCTCGCCCGATGGCATGATTCCCAGAGCCACCCACATGATTTACGAGACGATTACgaagttgaaggagaagtcATGGACATATACGATGGAGGGTAGTTTTGTCGAAGTGTACAACGAAGAGCTCCACGATCTGCTCACGCCTGGCAGAGAGTCGGATGGAAAGAAGAGACTCGAAATCCGCCACGACGACAGCCGCAAGCAGACTACAGTTCTCAACTGCAAGACAGTGGCGCTTGACTTACCCGATAAGGTCGAGATGATGCTCAAGCAAGCCCAGAACAACCGCAGCGTTGCCGCTACCAAGGCAAACGAGAGATCTTCGCGCTCGCATTCCGTCTTCATTCTGAAGCTGGTGGGTGAGAACTCGGCCACCAACGAGCGTTGCGAAGGCACTCTCAACCTGGTGGATCTTGCTGGTTCCGAACGTTTGAAGCATTCTCAAGCCGAGGGCGAGCGCATGAGGGAAACGCAGAACATCAACAAAAGCTTGGCATGCCTCGGCGATGTTATCGAGGCTCTGGGACGCGGGTCAGGCCACGTCCCATACCGCAACTCCAAGTTGACACATCTCTTGCAGTACTCGCTCAGCGGGAACTCCAAGACGCTCATGTTTGTTATGGTCAGCCCACTAGAGGCCCATCTGAAGGAGACAATCACGAGTTTGCGGTTCGCCACCAAG GTGCACAACACCCATATCGGTACGGCCAAGTCGACGAAGAAGCTTGTCAAGGACCGGGCAACCGACTATTAA
- the vps66 gene encoding Lysophosphatidic acid:oleoyl-CoA acyltransferase 1 (COG:I; EggNog:ENOG503NXYP) codes for MEKFSQFRDRGSGISPFMPTSSPTSIFSNLTSTILFLIRLPIFLAYTLLYFLFLHHFPLPAVAHKLLLWTYLSIPGIWWVDLQLDGVKRGSLSQQPPSRVPHPGSLIAANFTSPVDALYLAAVFDPIFVVSYPHSRKVQRISLLAAIINALSPAPLSPPPGSSLTDLRTIIEKNPNRVVAIFPESGTTNGKGILPLSPALLTVPAEAKIFPVSMRYTPPDITTPVPGTWIQFLWKLLGRPTHCIRVRIAEGMVNNTKAVNGVSSQEESTPSGEDGVTVEEQKLLDNVAEALARLGRAKRVGLTLKEKDAFVKAWNKRR; via the exons ATGGAGAAGTTCTCCCAGTTTCGCGACAGAG GGTCCGGCATATCCCCCTTCAtgcccacctcctcccccacctccataTTCAGCAACCtaacctccaccatcctcttcctcatccgcctccccatcttcctcgcttacaccctcctctacttcctcttcctccatcacttccccctccccgccgtggcccacaagctcctcctctggacctacctctccatccccggAATCTGGTGGGTAGACCTCCAACTCGACGGCGTAAAACGcggctccctctcccagcaGCCCCCCTCCCGCGTCCCCCACCCCGGctccctcatcgccgccaatttcacctcccccgtcgACGCCCTCTACCTCGCCGCCGTCTTCGACCCCATCTTTGTCGTCTCCTACCCCCACTCCCGAAAAGTCCAACGCATCTCGCTCCTCGCAGCAATAATCAATGCCTTGTCCCCCGCCCCCTTGTCCCCTCCTCCGGGAAGTAGTCTCACCGACCTGAGGACGATCATCGAGAAGAATCCCAACAGGGTTGTTGCCATCTTTCCGGAATCGGGCACGACGAATGGAAAGGGGATTCTACCGTTGAGCCCGGCCTTGTTGACTGTGCCGGCTGAGGCAAAGATCTTCCCTGTCAGTATGAGGTATACGCCACCTGATATTACGACGCCCGTGCCTGGAACTTGGATCCAGTTTTTGTGGAAGTTGCTGGGGCGGCCGACGCATTGTATTAGGGTCAGGATTgcggaggggatggtgaaTAACACCAAGGCCGTCAATGGGGTCTCAAGCCAGGAGGAGAGCACGCCCAGTGGGGAGGACGGggtgacggtggaggagcagaagctgCTGGACAATGTCGCGGAGGCCTTGGCTAGGTTAgggagggcgaagagggtgggCTTGAcattgaaggagaaggatgccTTTGTTAAGGCTTGGAATAAGAGAAGGTAG
- the ILV3 gene encoding dihydroxy-acid dehydratase ilv3 (EggNog:ENOG503NUBR; COG:E) — protein sequence MLPSLLRAGAPRALATGRALPMRNQARLLSTTARRYADEKLNRVSATITQPKSQGASQAMLYATGLSEADMNKPQVGISSVWYDGNPCNMHLLDLSGLVRDSIKKAGLVPMRFNTIGVSDGISMGTTGMRYSLQSREIIADSIETVMNGQWYDANVSLPGCDKNMPGVLIAMGRVNRPSIMVYGGTIKPGCSAGGEPIDIVSAFQAYGQYLSGEIDEKQRFDIIRNACPGGGACGGMYTANTMASAIETLGMTLPGSSSNPAEDPSKKAECESVGEAVKTLLREDIRPRDIMTRQAFENAMTVVTVLGGSTNAVLHLIAIADSVGIKLTIDDFQAVSDRIPFLADLKPSGKYVMEDLCKIGGTPSLLKFLLREGIIDGSGVTVTGKTMKENVEAYPDFPPEQKIIRPMSDPIKPTGHIQILRGSLAPGGCVGKITGKEGLRFEGTAKVYDYEDGFIEALERGEIKKGEKTVVVIRYEGPKGGPGMPEMLKPSSAIMGAGLGKDVALITDGRFSGGSHGFLIGHIVPEAMEGGPIALVQDGDKIVIDAEQRVLNLEIPAEELERRKSQWRAPESKAKRGTLRKYAQLVKDASHGCVTDA from the exons ATGCTCCCCTCACTTCTGAGAGCTGGTGCTCCCAGAGCTCTGGCCACTGGCCGGGCCCTGCCCATGAGAAACCAGGC CCGCCTTCTTTCTACCACTGCCCGCCGCTATGCCGATGAGAAGCTCAACAGGGTCTcggccaccatcacccagcCCAAGTCCCAGGGTGCTTCTCAGGCCATGCTTTACGCTACTGGTCTGTCTGAGGCCGACATGAACAAGCCTCAGGTCGGTATTTCGTCCGTCTGGTACGATGGGAACCCTTGCAATATGCACTTGCTCGACCTCTCCGGTCTCGTCAGAGACAGcatcaagaaggctggcCTCGTGCCCATGCGCTTCAACACTATTGGTGTCTCCGACGGTATCAGCATGGGTACCACTGGTATGCGTTACAGCTTGCAGAGCAGAGAAATTATTGCCGACAGTATCGAGACCGTCATGAATGGCCAGTGGTACGACGCCAACGTTTCCCTGCCCGGTTGCGACAAGAACATGCCCGGTGTGTTGATCGCTATGGGCAGAGTCAACCGCCCTAGTATCATGGTGTATGGTGGTACCATCAAGCCCGGCTGCAGTGCTGGTGGCGAGCCCATCGACATTGTCAGCGCTTTCCAGGCCTACGGCCAGTACCTTTCCGGCGAGATCGACGAGAAGCAGCGCTTCGACATCATCCGCAACGCTTGccccggtggtggtgcttgcgGTGGCATGTACACTGCCAACACCATGGCCAGCGCCATCGAGACTCTCGGTATGACTCTCCCCGGCTCTTCCAGCAACCCCGCCGAGGACCCCAGCAAGAAGGCCGAGTGCGAGAGCGTCggtgaggctgtcaagaCCCTCCTCAGAGAGGACATCCGCCCCCGCGACATCATGACCCGCCAAGCCTTTGAGAACGCCATGACCGTGGTTACCGTTCTTGGTGGCAGTACCAACGCCGTCCTCCAtctcatcgccatcgccgacTCCGTTGGCATCAAGCTCACCATCGACGATTTCCAGGCCGTTTCCGACAGaatccccttcctcgctgACCTCAAGCCCTCCGGCAAGTACGTCATGGAGGATCTCTGCAAGATTGGTGGtaccccctccctcctcaagttCCTTCTCAGGGAAGGTATCATTGATGGCTCTggcgtcaccgtcaccggcaAGACCATGAAGGAGAACGTCGAGGCCTACCCCGACTTCCCCCCCGAGCAGAAGATCATCCGCCCCATGAGCGACCCCATCAAGCCTACCGGTCACATCCAGATTCTCCGCGGCTCCCTCGCCCCCGGCGGCTGCGTCGGCAAGATCACTGGCAAGGAGGGTCTCCGTTTCGAGGGTACCGCCAAGGTCTACGACTACGAGGATGGCTTCATTGAGGCTCTCGAGCGCGGtgagatcaagaagggcgAGAAGACCGTCGTTGTCATCCGCTACGAGGGTCCCAAGGGTGGTCCTGGTATGCCTGAGATGCTTAAGCCGAGCTCTGCCATCATGGGCGCTGGCCTTGGCAAGGATGTTGCCCTCATCACTGATGGGCGCTTCTCCGGTGGTTCTCACGGCTTCTTGATCGGTCACATCGTGCCCGAGGCCATGGAGGGTGGCCCCATTGCCCTTGTCCAGGACGGTGACAAGATTGTCATTGACGCCGAGCAGCGTGTGCTCAACCTCGAGATCCCTGCTGAGGAGCTCGAGAGGAGAAAGAGCCAGTGGAGAGCCCCCGAGTCCAAGGCCAAGAGGGGTACTCTTAGGAAGTATGCCCAGCTGGTCAAGGATGCCAGCCACGGCTGTGTGACTGATGCTTGA
- a CDS encoding hypothetical protein (MEROPS:MER0006046; EggNog:ENOG503P040; COG:O), producing MNTQRTAFHLLRRLGASHCRRTSKFSTFPGGIPPTSGGIPMPYITEVTAGGWRTSDIFSKLLQERIVCLNGAIDDTVSASIVAQLLWLESDNPDKPITMYINSPGGEVSSGLAIYDTMTYIKSPVSTVCVGGAASMAAILLIGGEPGKRYALPHSSIMVHQPLGGTRGQASDILIYANQIQRLRDQINKIVQSHINRSFGFEKYDMQAINDMMERDKYLTAEEAKDFGIIDEILHRRVKNDGTMLSADAKEGKH from the exons ATGAATACTCAAAGAACAGCTTTTCACCTGCTCAGGCGGTTAGGCGCCTCGCATTGTCGCCGCACCTCCAAGTTCAGCACATTCCCAGGCGGCATCCCTCCCACGAGTGGCGGCATCCCTATGCCATACATCACAGAAGTAACA GCTGGCGGCTGGCGAACAT CCGATATCTTCTCCAAACTGCTGCAGGAACGGATTGTCTGCCTCAACGGAGCCATTGATGACACAGTTTCAGCCTCGATAGTTGCGCAGCTTCTCTGGCTCGAATCGGACAACCCCGACAAGCCAATTACGATGTACATCAACTCACCTGGCGGCGAAGTGAGCTCTGGGTTGGCTATTTACGACACCATGACCTACATCAAGTCCCCGGTATCGACTGTGTGCGTGGGTGGCGCCGCATCTATGGCGGCTATTCTTCTGATTGGAGGCGAGCCAGGGAAAAGATATGCGCTCCCACACAGCTCCATTATGGTCCACCAACCGCTGGGAGGGACACGAGGACAGGCGTCGGACATCCTCATCTATGCGAACCAAATACAAAGGCTGCGAGACCAGATCAACAAGATTGTACAGAGCCACATCAACAGGTCCTTTGGCTTCGAAAAGTACGACATGCAGGCAATCAATGACATGATGGAGAGAGACAAGTACTTGACGGCAGAGGAAGCCAAGGACTTTGGTATCATTGACGAGATCCTTCACCGGAGAGTCAAGAACGACGGAACGATGCTGTCCGCAGATGCGAAGGAAGGGAAGCATTAA